Part of the Caldisericia bacterium genome is shown below.
CATTTCTCTTTCTCCTTTTATTTTTGCTTTCTTTTAATTTTTTAATCTCTTTCTCTAGTTCGTCTATCTTTCTTAAAAGATAATCATTCTTTTCTTCAAGAGTTGTATCAAGATAAAGATCTGGTACGATTGGTAAATTAAAATTTATTTCATCATCATATTCACTAATATCTTCATAGGGTATTGTATTTATATCTTGTATTATTTGTATCATTCTTCTTTCTTTTAATTCCTCTTCATCTTCAATATCTTTATTTATTTTGTTCAAGAGAACAGTTGGAACAAAAATTACTATTTTTCCGTCTTCAGTTTTACCAATTGTTCCATATCTCTCTTTGAAATCAAGAATAAATGAAGGTGAAACCATATAAACATCATTATCTTCATCAACAAAAACAACAGATGCCTTTATTGGTTTTTTCTTTTTCAATTCATCAAATTTTTTTATAAAATCTTTAATATAATCGCTTTCAATTATTACACATTTATCTCCGAAATGATAAGAATTGAAAAATTTAAAATGTTTATTCATTCCTTTTATTATAGAATGTGTTTTAAGTAATATAAAAAATGAATTAGAATTTACATAATAACTATTTCTATCAATTTTTACTATCTTTTCAATCTCATCTGAAAATGTTTCTTTTAAAGTTCTTTTTAGTAAAAGTTTTACATCTTCTTTTATCATAAGTTATATTTTACCACAATTAAAATGAAATAGTGTATTTTGTTTTTGGTAGAATTCCAAAAGGATCAAGTATAGGTTTTTTAATTTCTAATAATATTTCATATGGAATACCTGAATGATTTGTACCTATTACAATTAAATCGTAACTCTTCAATTTTGTCTTTGTAATTTTCTCACTTAATAAAATTTTATTTTTTATTTTTATCTTCTCAATAAATGGATCATAATATGAGACCATTATACCTTTGTTTAAAAGAATTTCTATAAATTTTATTGGTTGGGAATTTCTTATATCATTAACATCTTTCTTATAAGTAATACCTATTATAAAAACTTTTTTCTTTTTTAGATAATTTTTAATCTTTTCAAACCAAAAATATGGCATACTTTTATTTATTAAATTTGAATATTCGATAGAAGAAAATTTAAACCCAAACTTTTTTCCTCTTTCAAGAAGAAAAATTGGAACTGTTGGTATACAATCACCCCCAACTCCCCAATTTGGATAAAATGGAACAAATCCATATGGTTTTGTTTTAGCTCCTTCTATTATTTCAAATACATCAACACCATCCTTTGATGTAAGTTTTGCAAATTCATTTATGAATGAGATATTTACAAATCTAAAACTATTCTCAAGAAGTTTAATATATTCTGCAACTTTTGTTGATGAAACAGGTATAACTCTATAAAAAATGTGAGAATAAAAGAATGTGCCCAAAGCAAGAGAGTTTTCATCTATTCCACTTATAATTTTAGGGATTTCTTCAACTGGATAATCACTTCCTGGGTTAATTCTCTCAGGTGAAAAACATAAATAAAAATTTTTTCCACTTTTTTTGAGTTTTGGGTAAATTAACTCTTCTGTTGTTCCAGGTGGTAAAGTACTTTCAATAATAATAAGAGTTCCATCTTTTAGATTCTTTCTTATATCTCTTATTGCCTTTAAAACAAATTTTAATTCCGGTGATTCACTCTCGTTTAATGG
Proteins encoded:
- a CDS encoding nucleotide sugar dehydrogenase, which translates into the protein MEESFLELKNRIKNKESSIGVIGLGYVGLTLAITILKKGFKVIGYDISLEKINLLKKGKSYLVDIKSDDIQIFLNNSFLPTNKIKDLENVDIFIISVPTPLNESESPELKFVLKAIRDIRKNLKDGTLIIIESTLPPGTTEELIYPKLKKSGKNFYLCFSPERINPGSDYPVEEIPKIISGIDENSLALGTFFYSHIFYRVIPVSSTKVAEYIKLLENSFRFVNISFINEFAKLTSKDGVDVFEIIEGAKTKPYGFVPFYPNWGVGGDCIPTVPIFLLERGKKFGFKFSSIEYSNLINKSMPYFWFEKIKNYLKKKKVFIIGITYKKDVNDIRNSQPIKFIEILLNKGIMVSYYDPFIEKIKIKNKILLSEKITKTKLKSYDLIVIGTNHSGIPYEILLEIKKPILDPFGILPKTKYTISF